Proteins encoded by one window of Kwoniella dendrophila CBS 6074 chromosome 9, complete sequence:
- a CDS encoding T-complex protein 1, zeta subunit — translation MSGSIELINPRAESIRRTQALQVNTAGAVGLANVVKSNLGPRGTIKMLVDGSGQIKMTKDGKVLLSEMQIQNPTAAMIARTAVAQDEQVGDGTTSVVLLVGELLKQADRYIQEGVHPRVLGEGFDLAKKEALKFLDQFKETPELDRSNLISVAYTSLSTKLHSKLAQKLAADVVDAVLAIQPPKPEDGSIRDPIDLHMIEIMKMQHKTDTDTTLIRGLVLDHGARHPDMPKRVENAFVLSLNVSLEYEKTEVNSGFFYSSAEQREKLVESERRFVDSKLRKIVEFKNQVCDTAIDSSSGSVNEKPKNFVVINQKGIDPMSLDVLAKNGIFALRRAKRRNMERLQFACGGVAQNSVEDLTPDVLGWAGLVYEHTLGEEKYTFVEDVKEPKSVTMLIKGPNAHTMTQIQDALRDGFRSVKNAIEDQSLIPGAGAFEIACSSHLVEALKLTKGRAKLGVLAFAEALLVIPKTLASNGGFDVQDSIVSLQQEKEETDDPVGLDLKSGQPINPILEGIWDNYRVKRQMLHGAATIGVNLLNVDEVLRAGRSSLKPEGPGP, via the exons ATGTCTGGTAGTATAGAGCTTATCAACCCTAGAGCAGAGAGTATTAGACGTACTCAGGCTTTGCAAGTGAACACT GCTGGTGCAGTAGGTCTCGCAAATGTCgtcaaatcaaatcttg GTCCAAGAGGTACCATTAAGATGTTAGTTGATGGTTCTGGACAAATTAAGATGACCAAG GACGGTAAAGTATTATTATCAGAAATGCaaattcaa AACCCAACAGCAGCCATGATTGCCCGTACAGCCGTAGCACAAGATGAACAAGTTGGTGACGGTACTACATCAGTTGTATTGTTAGTTGGTGAATTATTGAAACAAGCAGACCGATATATTCAAGAAGGTGTACATCCTAGagtattaggtgaaggttttgatttagctaaaaaggAAGCTTTGAAG TTCTTGGATCAATTCAAAGAAACACCAGAATTAGATCGATCCAATTTAATTTCAGTTGCTtatacatcattatcaacaaaattacATTCAAAATTAGCACAAAAATTAGCTGCAGATGTAGTTGATGCTGTATTAGCTATTCAACCACCAAAAcctgaagatggttcaaTAAGAGATCCAATTGATTTACATATGATTGAAATTATGAAAATGCAACATAAAACTGATACTGATACAACATTAATTAGAGGTTTGGTCTTAGATCATGGTGCAAGACATCCTGATATGCCAAAAAgagttgaaaatgcttttGTATTAAGTTTGAATGTTTCTTTAGAATATGAGAAAAC CGAAGTAAACTCTGGATTCTTCTATTCATCAGctgaacaaagagaaaaattagttgaatcaGAGAGAAGATTTGTTGATTCAAAATTAAGAAAAATTGTTGAATTTAAAAATCAAGTTTGTGATACCGCTAtagattcttcatctggtTCAGTAAatgaaaaacctaaaaattTCGTTGttataaatcaaaaaggtATTGATCCAATGTCTCTTGATGTTTTGGCTAAAAATGGTATTTTCGCTTTAAGAAGAGCTAAAAGGAGGAATAtggaaag ATTGCAATTTGCTTGTGGTGGTGTTGCTCAAAACTCAGTTGAAGATCTCACTCCAGACGTACTTGGTTGGGCTGGTTTAGTCTATGAACATACTCTCGGAGAAGAGAAATACACTTTTGTAGAGGATGTCAAAGAACCAAAGAGTGTAACCATGCTTATCAAAG GCCCCAACGCACACACAATGACACAAATTCAAGATGCGTTAAGAGATGGATTCAGATCAGTTAAAAACGCAATTGAAGATCAAAGTTTAATTCCTGGTGCAGGAGCATTTGAAATTGCATGTTCATCACATTTAGTTGAAGCATTAAAATTAACAAAAGGTAGAGCAAAATTAGGTGTTTTAGCATTTGCTGAAGCTTTATTGGTTATTCCAAAAACTTTAGCATCAAATGGTGGATTTGATGTACAAGATTCAATTGTTTCtttacaacaagaaaaagaagaaaccgATGATCCAGTTGGTTTAGATTTGAAATCTGGTCAACCAATTAATCCTATCTTAGAAGGTATTTGGGATAATTATAGAGTAAAAAGACAAATGTTGCATGGAGC TGCTACAATCGGTGTCAATCTTTTGAATGTCGATGAAGTTCTGAGAGCTGGTAGATCATC ATTGAAACCTGAAGGACCTGGACCATAG